From Crassaminicella indica, one genomic window encodes:
- the secG gene encoding preprotein translocase subunit SecG gives METVFMIIQVIASIILIASILLQSGKSAGLSGSIAGGAEQLMGKQKGRSYETLLSKVTSIGAGVFIITSIVLVYLQK, from the coding sequence TATGATTATACAAGTTATTGCTAGCATTATACTGATAGCAAGTATTCTTTTACAATCTGGTAAGAGTGCAGGATTATCAGGTTCAATTGCTGGTGGTGCTGAACAGCTTATGGGAAAACAAAAAGGAAGAAGTTATGAAACACTACTAAGTAAAGTAACTAGTATTGGAGCAGGTGTTTTTATAATAACTTCTATCGTTTTGGTTTATCTTCAAAAGTAA